The sequence CCTTTTCGGCGCTGAGCGCCACCACCAGCGCCCTGCCCGCCCTTGCACCCGCCCCTGACCTGAGCATCGGCCCCTACCTGGTGCAGCTCCTGCTCGTCACCCTCCTGATGGTCGGCCTGGGCTACGTCAGCCTGCGCCTCACCAAGAACGGCCGCATGCCGGGCCTCACCTTCCGCCCCAAGGGCATCAAGGTCCTGGACCGCCTCGCCCTCGACGCCAAGCGTCAGCTGATGGTCGTCAACGTGGGCAAGCGGAACTGGCTGGTCGGCATGAGCGAGGGCGGCTTCAACGCGATCGCCGAGCTGGACGACGAGGACCTCACGCCGGACTTCGAGAAGCTGGTCGCAGAGGCGGAGCCGCACGAGCCCCGCAAGCGCACCTGGTGGCAGCAGGCGCTGGGCCTGGGGCTCATAGCGGGGCTCGTCACCCTCCTCTTGCCCATGCTGCCCGCCCACGCCCAGGCCGCCGGGGATCTGGCCGCCAACGCCTTCGGGGGCTTCGACCTGCGCAACCCGCTGGGTGCGCCCAACATGACCACCTCGGTGTCGCTGATCATCCTCTTGGCGACGCTGACGGTCCTGCCCTTCCTGGTGGTCATGACCACCTCGTTCATGCGCACGATCATCGTGCTGGGCTTCTTGCGCCAGGCGCTGGGCACCCAGAGCATCCCGCCCAACCCGGTGATGCTGGGGCTCGCGCTCTTCCTGGCCATGTACACCATGACCCCGGTCTGGAACACCATCGACAAGACGGCGCTCCAGCCCTACTTCGCCCGCCAGATCTCGCAACCGGTGATGCTGGAGCGCGCCCAGGCGCCGCTCAAGGAGTTCATGCTGCGCCAGACCTCGCAGCAGGAGCTCGGCTTCTTCATCCGGCTTTCGAACACCCCGGCTCCGAACACGCCGGCGGACGTGCCGCTGCAGGTGGTGATCCCGGCCTTCATGGTCAGCGAGCTCACCACGGCCTTCAAGATCGGCTTCATCATTTACGTCCCGTTCATCGTCATCGACCTGGTGGTCTCGAACGTCCTGTTGGCGCTCGGCATGAGCTCACTACCTCCGCAGATGATCTCGAACGCCTTCAAGCTACTGGTCTTCACCCTGGCGAACGGCTGGCACCTGGTGATGGCCGCCCTCGTCCAGAGCTTCAAGTAGGCGTCCATGTCCGACACGACCGTCATCAACGTCGCGACCCAGGCCATCATCATGGTCCTCCTGCTCTCCGGGCCGATCCTGGTCATCAGCCTGGTGGTGGGCTTCATCGTGGCGCTCCTGCAAACCATCACCTCGATCCAGGAGCAGACCCTCTCGTTCGTGCCCAAGTCGATCGCGGTCTTCGGGGGGCTGATCCTGCTCGGGCCCTGGCTGCTCTCGACCATGGTCGGCTTCCTGACGAGCCTCTGGAGCTCGATCCCCGGGATGCTCGCGCGCTAGGCCCATGGCAGAGCCCGCGGTCCTTCCCTTCATCGACTTCGTTAACCGGGCAACACCCGGCTTCGTGCTCATCCTGGCGCGCTGCATCGGCCTGACGCTACAGGCACCGGTCTTCGGCAGCCGAGTGATTCCCGCCATGGGCCGCATGGCCTTCGCCATGGCCCTCGCCCTGATCTACTGGACGAGCCTCCCGAGCGTTCCCCAGGCCCCGGACCACTTCCTGGCCTTCACCATCCTCGTGATCTCGGAGCTGGTCTTCGGCATGGCGCTCGGGTTCGCCGGCGCCATCGTCCACTTCGCCATCCAGGGGGCAGGCGACTTCATCGCGCAGGCCATCGGCCTGACCATGATCTCGACCATGAACCCCATGATCCGCACCAACTCGACCCCTACCGGCCAGATCTTCTACTACCTGGCCCTCACGGTCTTCTGCCTGGGGGGCGGCCATCTCTTGTACCTGGGCGGCTTCTTCCAATCCTTCGAGCTGGTGCCCGTCGGCGGCTTCAGGGTCACCCCCGCTCTGTGGGGGGTCATCCTCCAGGTCACGGGGGCGCTCTTGGGGATCGTCGTCCAGATGTCCATGCCGGCGGTGATCGTGGTGCTGCTCATCGACGTGGGACTGGGCGTCCTCAACCGCTCGACGCCGCAAGCCCAGAACCTGCTCGACTTCGTGCAGACCATCAAGCCCGGCATCGGCCTCTTGATCGTGAGCCTCATGATCCCGAACGTGGTCGCCTCGGTCCACGACCTCTCGGCCCAGATGATCACCGACGTGCAGCGGGTGATCGTCGCCCAGACCCAGCACATCCGTCCGGCCAAGCGCTGAAGACGGCCGCCCCACGGGCCTTTCCACCTCCGCGCGCGAGGATTTTTCGCCGCGGACGCAATTTTCCACCCCCAAGTGCCGATAACCAGATCCAAGCGGATCCTTAACGTTCCGCGAATCAGGATTTTATGAAGACTTGCTAAGTCGTCAGACCGTGGCTACAATGGAGCTTTCGTCAGCGCGATCCAAGCCCTTCTCGTCCATCCGGCGAAAAGCCTTGTGCAAACCTGTGTCGTTCCTCCGACTCGGGTGCAGTAAAAAGGAGCAAGCATCCGTTGCTCCGTCGCACTCACGAGACCGTCTCATCCAGGCGGAAAGGACTCATCCGCATGCGCACCAAGACATCGCAACCTCTTACGCTGCCTAACCGCACCGCCATCGTCTTCTTCCCGCACGAGCTGCAGCATCCCTGCCGTTGTGGGATGCGCAGCCGCCTCGAGACCTGCCCCCTTTGCCGTGACGGCGTCTGCCAGGACTGCGCCGTCTTCGTCGACCCCGAGACGCGCCATCCCGCCCGTCCGAGCCACCTGATCGCCCAGGGGGTCCGCACCGACTTCCTGGCGCACCGCAGCTGCCTCAGCGCCAAGGACATGCGCCTGGCTTCGTGCGTCTACGCGAGCGACGTGCCCCTGATGGTCCAGATCCTCAAGGGCGGCAAGCCCATGGGCCGCGCGCTGGACTGCATCGTCTAAGCCACTCCCCCAAGCCCTTCGCCCCGGACGCCGACGCGTCCGGGGCGTTTTACTGCCAGCCTTTCAGGCTTGTGAGGCGTTTTGGCTTCCAGGCCATTCAGGCCTGCGGGGCCTCTTCGAGCTCGCGGGCCAGATGAGCAACGGCCTCCTCGGCGCGCGCAAAGCGGTAAGGGGTACCGGCCACCTCCAAGCGATCAAGCATGTCGGCAACCTCTGGGACCAGGCCGCACAGGGCGACCTTGACGCCCCGGTGTTGCAGTTCGCGCACCACATTGCCGAGCGCGATCGCCGCCGTGACGTCCAGGGTCGTGACCGCCCCCATCCCGAGCACCATGCCCCGACAGCGGACGTCGGCGAGGACCGTCTCGGCGAAGCGCCGGGCGTCCCCGAAGAAGAGAGGCCGATCCACCTCGTAGACCCGGATGTCGTCGGCGATCGCAGGCGAGACCCCGCACGCCTGGCACACCTCGGGGTGGCTGACCAGGTGCAGGTCCGCCATCCGGCGCAAGAAGAGGGCGACGGCGATCGCCAGGCCCACCTCGACCGCGAGCACCAGATCGAAGAGCACCGTCACCAGCCAGGTCACGCCCATGACCGTCAGATCGGACTTGGTGGAGCGCAGCAGGAGCTTGACCTGCTCCCACTCGATCATGCGCCAGCTCGTCACCATCAGGATCCCCGCCAGGGCCGCGAGGGGGATGTTGGCGGCAAAGGGGCCAAGGGCAACCACCACCAGGGTGATGACGAGGCCGTGGATGACGCCCGACAGGCGGGTCTTGGCTCCCGAGCGAATGTTGACGGCGGTCCGGGCGATCGCGCCGGTGGCGGGGATCCCGCCGAAGAAGGGAACCGCCAGGTTCGCGAGGCCCTGGCCGACGAGCTCGCGGTCCGGATCGTGCGGCTTGCCCCCCGATAGCCTATCGGCGACCGCCGCCGACAAGAGGGACTCGATGGAGCCCAGGGCCGCGAGCGCGAGCGCCGGGCGGACGAGCTCACCCAGCAGCTCGGGCGCAAAGGGGGGCAGGCTCGGCAGCGGCAAGCCCTGGGGGATGGCGCCGATCCGGGGCAGGTCGAGCCCGAGCAGGCTCGACGCGATGGTCGCGAGCAAGAGCGCCACCAAGGAGCCCGGCACGCTCTGGTTCACCCGGCCCCACAGGACCATGACGAGCACCACGCCGACGGTGACGAGCACCGCCGCGAGGTTGGCCTGTCCCAGGTGCGCCAGTTGCCACCCCACCTGCGCGAGCAGCGACCCCTTGGGGGTCTGGTGGGCGAGCCCCAGGAAATTGCCGAGCTGGCCCGCGAAGATGAGGATCGCAATCCCGTTGGTGAAGCCGGTGATGAG is a genomic window of bacterium containing:
- the fliP gene encoding flagellar type III secretion system pore protein FliP (The bacterial flagellar biogenesis protein FliP forms a type III secretion system (T3SS)-type pore required for flagellar assembly.), coding for MEATESFSALSATTSALPALAPAPDLSIGPYLVQLLLVTLLMVGLGYVSLRLTKNGRMPGLTFRPKGIKVLDRLALDAKRQLMVVNVGKRNWLVGMSEGGFNAIAELDDEDLTPDFEKLVAEAEPHEPRKRTWWQQALGLGLIAGLVTLLLPMLPAHAQAAGDLAANAFGGFDLRNPLGAPNMTTSVSLIILLATLTVLPFLVVMTTSFMRTIIVLGFLRQALGTQSIPPNPVMLGLALFLAMYTMTPVWNTIDKTALQPYFARQISQPVMLERAQAPLKEFMLRQTSQQELGFFIRLSNTPAPNTPADVPLQVVIPAFMVSELTTAFKIGFIIYVPFIVIDLVVSNVLLALGMSSLPPQMISNAFKLLVFTLANGWHLVMAALVQSFK
- a CDS encoding flagellar biosynthetic protein FliR; this encodes MAEPAVLPFIDFVNRATPGFVLILARCIGLTLQAPVFGSRVIPAMGRMAFAMALALIYWTSLPSVPQAPDHFLAFTILVISELVFGMALGFAGAIVHFAIQGAGDFIAQAIGLTMISTMNPMIRTNSTPTGQIFYYLALTVFCLGGGHLLYLGGFFQSFELVPVGGFRVTPALWGVILQVTGALLGIVVQMSMPAVIVVLLIDVGLGVLNRSTPQAQNLLDFVQTIKPGIGLLIVSLMIPNVVASVHDLSAQMITDVQRVIVAQTQHIRPAKR
- a CDS encoding SulP family inorganic anion transporter is translated as MQPTAIPLSETRPTGQRPPWLGDLMGGLTSAVVALPLALAFAVASGVDPKAGLYTAIVAGIVASLFGGSPLQITGPTGAMAVILAGIVAQYGIERVWIAGLMAGLIQLALGLGRLGRLASYLPLPLITGFTNGIAILIFAGQLGNFLGLAHQTPKGSLLAQVGWQLAHLGQANLAAVLVTVGVVLVMVLWGRVNQSVPGSLVALLLATIASSLLGLDLPRIGAIPQGLPLPSLPPFAPELLGELVRPALALAALGSIESLLSAAVADRLSGGKPHDPDRELVGQGLANLAVPFFGGIPATGAIARTAVNIRSGAKTRLSGVIHGLVITLVVVALGPFAANIPLAALAGILMVTSWRMIEWEQVKLLLRSTKSDLTVMGVTWLVTVLFDLVLAVEVGLAIAVALFLRRMADLHLVSHPEVCQACGVSPAIADDIRVYEVDRPLFFGDARRFAETVLADVRCRGMVLGMGAVTTLDVTAAIALGNVVRELQHRGVKVALCGLVPEVADMLDRLEVAGTPYRFARAEEAVAHLARELEEAPQA
- the fliQ gene encoding flagellar biosynthesis protein FliQ, with protein sequence MSDTTVINVATQAIIMVLLLSGPILVISLVVGFIVALLQTITSIQEQTLSFVPKSIAVFGGLILLGPWLLSTMVGFLTSLWSSIPGMLAR